The window GGGCCGGCGCGCCCCCCTGGGGGAGCGGCCGATCCCAGGCGGAGTACCAGAAAGCACCGTGCGCCGCGGCGAGGCGGACGAGGAGGGTGGCGGTCTCCCGCTGGTGACGGAGGAAGGCTGGTGCAATCCGCGGAGCGAGCTCGAGGGGGCGCGTCCGCGCCGACGGCAGCATCGTGGCGACGAGCTGCTGAAAGGGAGTTCCCTCCGCGGCGCCGAGGACGAGACCGAGACCGGCGGTCCGGCCGGCTGCGGTCGCGTAGATCCAAGTGGGGTTCCCTCCCCTCTCCGTCGGCTCCGACCAGGTCTGGAGCCACCCGCGATCGACCATCCGATTGACGAACCGCCCGACGACCTGCCGCGAGACGTCTTTGAACAGGGCGTCGTGGACGAGGACAAGAGGGACGAGTCGGAGGCGAGTGATGAGCTCGAGAACAGCGTGCTCTCGAAGGGACACCGGAAGGGGTCGGTCCTGGCCGGCGACACCGGAGGCGCTCTCTCGAGGGGTGGTGCGGACCCTGCTGCGCGTAGGGGCACCGGTCTCGGCGGCACGCGTGGCTTCTGGCTGCGGTTCGCTCGCGGCCTCTTGCGCGCGATCACGCCGCTCCGGCGCGCGTCCGGCGCGTGACGTCTCCTCCGCGCTGCTGGGCGAGCTCGATGACGGGGCCATAGTCTTGACAGGTGGGCAAGAGAAGAGTACTGCGTGAATTGCCTCGTTACGAGGTGTCCCCCCACTACCTGTGCAGACCGCGCACGCGGACGGGGCTTGTCTTTGCGTCCCCCGTCCGCCGTCGTGTGCGCCAATCGCACATCTCTCCCGTACGCCCTCCCGTGGCCGCCCCATTTCGGCCACCATGCAGGCGTCTCTCCTCCTCTCCCCCCGCCAGTGGTCCTCCCGACACTCATCCGCGAAATCGAGAAGCGTGGCCGCGCACAGGGTTTGTCGATCTCCCAGATCGCGGCCACGCTCGGCGTGGACCGGACTCGCTTCGTCCACATCCGTAACGGCACGGGCCGTCTCAGCCTCGACTCCGTCCACGAGGTCGCGGCCCGCTACCTGACGGACCCGGAGATGAGCCGCCTCCTCCTCGGATACCTTGCATTCGATATCCCGAACCGAGGTCCTTCCGTACCGAAGGCGACCCTCGACGACGCCGACCGGAACATGGTCTCCGCCCTCGTGCAGCGCCTCCCGTCGCTCCTCGTGTCGGGCGGCGGCTTCCTCCTCCAGGACGGCGACGCGGCTCGGCTCGCCCGCGTAGCGGCGGCCATCGAGGACGCTGTCCGCTCACACGGCGTCGGTGTGCTGCGCGAACGGGCGAGCGCCGGCCTCAGCCTCGACCGCCGCCACGCCCTGCTTGCCGCGCCACTGCTGATCGTCGACCTCTCCTCGCCGCTGCGAGAACCGGTCCGCGACGTCCTGACCCGGCGCGCGGAGACCGCTCGCTTCACGATCGCTATCTGGCGCCCCCAAGGCAGCGACCCGCCGAGTCCGCCGCTCGACCGCTTCCGCCCGCTCCTTCTCAACTCGCCCTCACTTGCGAATCACTGACCGCCTCACGCTCGTCCTCCCGACGCGCGAGCCCCCACTCGGGCTCTCACTTCTCGGAGTCGATCTGGGGGCGTTCTTCGTTTCGGCCCGGGAAATCGGTCCCGACCCTGCCCTCGCGCTGCTCGCGGCGCGAGCGCTCACGCTCCGGCATCGGGGCGCCGTGTCGTTTCACGACCTCGGCTGGGTGCTCGGCATGCGCCAGCGCGGTGTTCTCCACGCACTTCGACGGCTCTCTGCTGCCGGTGCCATCGTCTGGCACGAAGAGGCCGGCCGTGGCGTCGTGGCCGTCGAGGTCGTCGGTGAAATCCCCGGCGTCCGCCCCCTCTTCGGCCCCGAGGACACCCCCTCCGTTCTCGACCCATGCACTCCCCACCCACTGGTTCGTGCAAGTGCTCCCGCTCGTCGGCAGACGAGCGTTCCTCGCCTACCTCTACCTCCGGAGCCGCGAGCGGCGAGACGGCCTCACACCGCCCCTCCTCGTCTCCGCCCTCGTGCGTGCCTGCCGGCTGCGCTGGCAGTGGCAAGGACACCGCGTTCTCCGGCACCTCAAACGTCAGCATCTCGTCATTCCCGTCGCAGGCCAGCGATATGCCGTCCTCGACCCCCGACCGCCGACCTCGCTCCAGCGTCGATTCCTGAGGCTTCTCGAGGTCGGGGCGCTTCCGCCGACCCGGGCCGAGAGAGCCGCCCTTCTCGCCGCCGCCATCGTCCTCCCGCTCCTCCTCGCCTCTACCCTCGCCCTGCTGTGAGTACCGAGATGCCGCTCACGCTGACGTTCCGGACCCGCCAGAGCCGTTACTGGACCGCGATGGCCGACTTCTACCGTGCCAAGGACAGGTTTCTTCACGAGATGTTGCGTCGGGAAGGCGAGGGACGGCGATTCGGGGAGTACATCGCCGCGGACGGGTCGCGGATTGCGTGCCGACTCACGGGGACCGACCTCCGCCAGCACGCCCTCGCCCTCGGGGCTACGGGAAGCGGCAAGTCGTCTCTCCTCGAAGCCATGGCGAGAGCCCTCCTCTCCCGCGCGAACGCCTTCGCCGTCATCGACCCGCACGGGGATCTCGCGGACCGCGTCGAGCGCTGGGCGCGGATCTCCGGTCAGCTTCGCGTCGTCTCCCTCGACTTCACCCGGCCGGAGAGCCTGCCGTCGTGGAACCCGCTCCTCCCGATGGCCGGCGTAGACCCCGGACGCCAGGTGGACCTCCTCGTGTCGGTGCTGCGGCGCCTCTACAGCGCCGAGCGCGCCTCGTCCTGGGCGTGGGGCGTGAAGGTCGAGGAGATCGTCCGCATGGCGCTTCGCGGGTCCATCGAGAGCGAAGTTCCGGTGACGCTCGCCGACCTGGAGCGCTTCCTGCTCGACCCGCGCTACCGAAAGGAGGCCCTCGCGACGGCTGGCCCGGAGGCCACGAACTACTTCCTGCACCGGTTCGGCCCCCAGGAGCAGATGTACGTCTCGGCGGTCGTTAACAAGCTCTCCCCGTTCCTCGGTTCGGCCGCCGTGCGGCGATTCCTCGGGGGCGGGGGCGAGCCCGTGGACCTCCTCGACCTTCCGGACCGGCCCGTGGCCCTGATCGTGAACCTCGCCCGCGGAGCCCTCGGCGCCGCCGCCGACGTCCTCGGCCGACTCCTCCTGAACACGCTGCTCCTCTCAGCCCTCCGGCGCACCGGCTCGGTCCCCGAGACCCGGCGGCACTTCGCGCTCCTCGTCGACGAGGCGCATGCCTTCGCAGGGACCGAAGGCGGCCTCGAGGACCTCCTCGTGACCGGGCGGAAGTTCCACTTCGCGCTGACTCTCGCCTCTCAGGGCCTTTCGCTCTTCCCTGCGCACCTTCGACCGCTGCTCCTCGGGAATACGGCCCGGCAGTTCTACTTCCGGCTCCCCTACGCAGAGGCGCGCCTCCTCGGACCGGACATCCTCGAGCCGCTCGGGAACGTCGGGCGGGAAGCGGTCCGCCCGTACGACGACCTCTCGGACCCCCTACTCGATCCCCGTGAAGAGCTCACGGCTCGAATGCGTGAGCTCACGGACCTCCCGCGGGGGGCGTGCTACTGGGCGCTGCGCGGCCGGCGGTTCAAGGCCCGACGGATCCGGGTGGACCGGCCGGAGACTCCGCCGGCCCGGTTGACCGAAGAGGCGGAGGTCCGAATGGCTCTCGGTGAGATCGAGTACGGCCAGAACGCACACCTGTCGTGATGCCAGATGTCACCCCGCCAAGTCCGACCGGTCCCGACCGAACCCTCGATGCCAACCGCGCCGCTCTTGCCCAGCTGATGCAGAGTGCCGGCGGAGCGATTCCTATCCCGCGACACGTCAGAGACGCGTTTCCGCTCTGGAACTCGAAGGCCCTTCTAGAGTTGCTCTCGGGGGCGAAGCCGCTCTGGTTCCCGTCTCGTGAGCACTTCCTCGAGCGGGTGAAGCTGGCTCTTGAGGAAAGCAAAGGGGTCCTCGGGCAGTCCGCGAAGACCCAGTCCTGGCTCCGCTGCACCTTCAACTCCCTCGAGACCTTCCTGACTCGGGAGGACCGATGGGATGCCTTCCTGCGAGGAGACCTCCCCGCCCAAGTCGCGTGCCTCGAAGGCTGGGTCGCGGCGCTGCGCCTACGGGGCCTCTCACACACGACCGTCCACACATACTGGAGGGCGCTCGCGTCTGGCTTGAACCGAATGGCCGACCGCGACGGGACTCTCAGCCCAGCGCGGTTCGCCGAGCGGCCAGCGCCCGGCCTCGTCCGCCCGAGGGCGCTTCCCCGCGTGGCGATCGAGCAGATATTCCAGTTCCTGCGAAACCAACAGTGGCACTCTGCCTTCGGCCGCGCCCGGAACCTCGCGCTCGTGGGATTGATGGCGTTGGCAGGGCTGCGACGCGGCGAGGTGCTCTCCCTCGGTGTCGGCGACGTAAATCTCGAATCGTCGTCGCTTCGGATCCGCCGCGGCAAGGGGAGACACGGGGGCCGCGACCGCACGGCATACATGACGCCACAGCTCGTCCGGCTCCTGGCTGACTACCTGGAGGAACGCAAGCGCTCCCATCGGGCCCACCCAGAGCTATTCAGCTCCCTCGTGGGTGACCGCCGCATCGGCGAGGTGACGGTCCGTCGGCTTTTCCGACAGATCGAACGCGGGACGAAGATCCACGTGACTCCCCACATGCTGCGTCACTCGTACGCCACGATGCTCCGCCAATCAGGTGTGAGCGATCGAATCGCGATGGACCTCCTCGGCCACCGTTCACTCGCGGTCCTCCAGCGCTACTCAGCGGTCTTCGACGGGGAGTGCGCCGCGGAGGCGGCGCGCCTCACCCTCGACGTCCCACTCGGCTGAGCGCGTCGAGCGACAGGCGCTCCACACCGCGACGCTTGTCCTCATCCCAGACCCGGAAGTAGACCTCAGTCGTCCGGATGCTCGCGTGGCCCGCGAGGTTCTGGACCACGTGGATCGGCACGCCCGCTTTCAGCAGCAGCGTCACGAACGAGTGGCGGAGGCGATGGAGCCCGAAGGCGATTCCGGACGCGCGACGGACCCGCTTCACGATCCGCATGAGCGCCGCTTCCGACATGGCGCTCCCGCCGCGGGGCGAGGCCCAGAAGCCCGGCGCCGTGACCCGCGCGATCGCCCGCTCCCGGACGAAGCGCTCGAGGACATCCCGCAGTTCGGGTGCCACGAAAACCAGCCGGTCCTTCCCGTCGCCGCGGCCCTTGCCGCCCCGGACCTGAATCGTCCCCTGATCGAGGTCCACGTCCGTGTACAGGAGGCGCAGCAGCTCGCCCTTTCGAAGACCCCCGTACATCGCTGTCGCCAAGACCGCGACCGCTCGCCGCCGCTCGAACGGCGAGTCCCACGGGAAGTTGTCGGCCGCGATCAGTATCCGTCGACACTCCTCCGGGCTCAGGGCCTTCGGCGTCGTCTCGCCCGTGACTGGCTGGCGCATCCCCCGAAACGGATTCATGACGCCGTCCCGCCGTTCGAGGTCGACGAAGAAGGGCCGGAGCGCTCGCCAGTAGTGATTCGTCGTCATCGCTGAAACACCGCGGCGGTTGTTCCATGCGACGAACCCCTCGATGTCGAAGAACTTGATGCTGACCGCCGGCGGCAGCTGCCGTCTCCCCTCGGCGAGGAAGCGGCGGAACATGACGAACGCGCCGCGGTAGCCGCGCAGCGTGTCGCGGCTCTTGCGCTCGACATGACGGCTGTAGTCGAGGAAGTCCTCGAAGCGCCGATCGAGCTCACGGAACGACCAGCTGGGCGGATCGCAAGCAGAAGCCATCTCTTCGGGATTCTGGTTCGGCGTCCCGACCCGCTGCGTGCGGGCGGAAGGTCGCGCGGAGAAGGAGGAGACGGACGGTCGGAGGGGTCGAGAGGAAAACATGGGATGGGGAGGGAGCTTCTGGCCTCCCGGAGCCATCGGTACGACCCGCTGCCTTGACCTTCTGCGACGTGCCAGGCGGAAGGTCACAGCGGCGTTTCAGCCTCTCCCTTGAGAGAGGCCGATTACCGCTTCCAGAAGCCGACTGGCGGGGATGGCGGGGTTCGAACCCGTGACCTTCCGCGTGACAGTCGGCGCGACCTCGCCGAACTGTCGATTCCCGCGTCCAGACGCGGAGATTCGGCTCTGGACGCGGCGCTGTGACCTGCTGTCGCGAGACGGGCAGAAGGTCAGGCAGGAGCGTCCGATGTTCCGAAAGAACAGTGCGCCTCCAGTCAAGCACGGAGGGGCGCTCACCTCAAGGGCCTGTCGCACCGCTCAGCGCCCGGGGCCCCGATGAGCGAGTGACACCGCGGCCTCCTGCCGTCTTCGGTTGTCTGCCTGCCAGCTCGCCGCCCGAGTCCGAGTGGACCGCCCAGACGCGCCAATCTTGGAGACGGTGAACCAACAGCCCGTGACCATGCCGTCTCGTCGCTCAGCGACGGCAGCACTTCAGCTACTACCGTCGGCCGCGGAACTGGTCAGCGATCCACTCCGTCGTGAGGGTCGTAGAGCGGAAGAACATCGTCGCGAGATCGAGGAGGGCCGAGAGCGGAACGCCCTCAACCCGCAGCAGGTGAGTGCGGAACGACGCGTTCTCGACCGTTCCATTTCGCAGGTGCATCGCCATCCGGGCGGTGCGCGCGTCCCCCTCGTAGACGTTCATCGCGAGATCGAGGTGGTTCACTGCGGCACCGTCGAAGTCGGTCCCCGGGAGCGCATCCGTGTCGAGGTGGATGCATCGCCCGAGGAGATGATCCGCCGTCTCGGTCAGCTCCTCCACCATCATGGAGAGGTTGCTCCGCTTTGTAGCGCTCGACTCCAGCCGCCGGACACCGCGCACTCGATACTCCCAGAACCTCGTGATGTCGCCCGGGAGAGCATCCTCGAGTTCGTAGACTCCACCGTCCGTTTCGCCCGCGTAGAGCCCGAGCGTGCGCCACCACTTCGGATTCGCCGGGATGACGACCTGCTCCCAGAGTCGCTGGGATGGGCGGGACTCGAACCATGCGTGCGGATCGAGACGGATAAAGATGGGGGCTGCCGGGAATGTGGCACAGACCCAGGCGAGGATGTCCGGTGAGAGGAAGGCGTCAAGACGGGCGTACCCCTTCCCACAGGCGATCACCTCTGAACCGTCGACTTGCCGCAATGGCGGTCGAAGCGCGATGAGTTCGGAATCCTCGTCGCCCGCCACCCGTTTCCGCCGAGCGTCCCAGGCTCCCGACTCCCTGACGAATACAGCCTGGGCGCGCTCGTAGCGCGCGAATCGGCTCCGCAGTTCCTTCTGGGTGATCAGGCCTTCGAGCTCAAGGCAGGCGGTGATGCCGGCGAGCCGCCGCGGATCTGGCAGATCCCTTAGGAACCCCGTCGGGAGATACGGAGACGCCCTCTGCTCATCCGCAATCGTCATCAGAGCGGCACGGAGGTCCACGAGACGGCCGAAGCGGGTCGCTTCTTTCGAGGCGAGCGCTTCGAGGGCATCGATCGCGCTGGCGCCATCCCGGGCGCACGACTCCGCCACGCGCTCGAGTTCACTGAAGAACTCGTCACTGTCGTCCACTCTCACCCCTCCAGCGAAGTCGACGGACTGCACCCTGACTGCCCCGCGCTCATCCTTGGTCGAGTCCGGTCGCGAGGATCTCCGACCGCCCCAGCCAGTAGCACGCGAGCGGGGCCGGGATCTTTACCGCCATCGCCTCGACGTTCTTGGTCGGAAGGCGCACGAGCCCGAAGTCGTCGGAATCGCGCGTGATGACGTACCCCTCCGTGACCTTGCGCTCGTCACAGAAGGCGGTGAGTCCCGCGAGCTTTCGCAGAGTGACGTCGGCGCGGTGCTTCACCTCGAACGGGACGAGCCGGCCGTTCACGTCGGCGATGATGTCGACCTCCTGCCCCTTCGGACCTCCCCGCCAGTACGAGAAACCGATGCTCTGGGCGTAGTACCGCGTGTAGACGTGTTTGAAGAACGCCGTCTCGACCGCGAGGCCGAGAGCAGCCGCGTCTTCGAGGAGCGCCTTGCCGCGCAGGAGAACGCTTGGAGCGATCGCCGGATCGGCGAGGTAGATCTTCTGCTTCCCGCGGAGGATCTCCTTGCCGTAGCCGAACGGCCGCAAGCGATAGATGAGATGGGTGTGCTCGAGGAGCTCGATGAAGTTGTTCGCGGTCGGCTTCTTGACCTCGAGGCTCCGGCAGAGTTCCTGGACGTCGAGGAGCCCCCCGTCGTGGAGGCAGAGGTAGAGAAACGTCTGCTCCAGCTCGAGGATGCGGCGCACGCCGTAGAGGGCCGTCATGTCGCGCTTGAGCACCTTGTCGACGATGTCCTCGCGGAGGAGCTTCTGCGCGAGCGAGATGCTTTCGATCTGCGCGATCTGCGGGAATCCTCCCCGAATCAGGTAGTCCTGGAAGGGTCCGACGAGATCTACGGCGAGCGCACCGACCCGCGTGAACTGCGCGGGGGTCCAGGAGAAGAGCTCACGCAGCGAGGGCACATCCGGCAGCTTCGGAGTCGGGAGCCTCTTGATCTGGAGGAACTCGTAGAACGAAAGGGGCGCGAGCCGGACGGTGTGCCACCGTCCGGGACCGGATTCCTGCCCTTCCACGATGAGCGGAGTCGCCGAGCCGGTCACGGCGATGCGGCGCTTCGGTTCGAACTTCACCTGGTGCTTGATCCACGTCTGCCAGTCCTTGGCGTACTGGATCTCGTCGAGGAGGACGTACTCGACGTCGCGCGCCGAGGGCTCGTACTCCTTCCATAGCCGCATGAGCCCGTCGAGCCCGATCAGCTTCAGGAGCGGGTGGTCGAACGTCGCGTAGAGGATGCTGGTGGCCGGGACCCCCTTCGCGAGCAGTTCTTCTATCGCCTGGAGAAGGATCGTGGTCTTGCCGACCTGGCGGGCGCCGCTCAGGAGGAGCGCCCTCGGAGCGGGAGGCGCCGAAAGCCACGTCTCCACTTCGCGGAAGGCGGCGCGCCGCCAGCGAGGCAGCTCCGGCACGCGGTTGCCGTCCCACCACGGGTTGAACTGCCGGAGGACGGCGATGAGCTCGGCGCGAGGGGCGATCATTCTCGAAATCTACCAAGAGTGTCATCGTTAAGTCAAGTATACTTACCTTATCGGCTACATATAAGCCGGTTCCACGAAATCACAAGCGGTTCCAGAACCCCGGTTCTTCAGTGGCTGAACTCGGCCTCTTCGAGGGATCTGGTCTAATCCGGGCGTTTTGCGGCGGAGGCAGCTCGAACAACCATGGGCGACGGCCCGGTCGCCCCACAGCAGCGTGTGACTGAACTGCTCCGGCGGTGGAGCACCGGTGACGAGACCGCCTTCGAGGAGGCGGTCTCGCTGGTCTACGAGGATCTCTACCGCATCGCCCGACGAAAGATGGCCAACGAGCGCCCCGGGCACACCCTCCAGCCGACCGCCCTCGTGAACGAAGCCATCGCCGGGATCATGAGCTGGAACGGCTACACCTACGCCGACCGCGCCCACTTGATCCGGGCGGCTTGTTTCGCGATGCGGAGAGTTCTCATCGACTACGCCAGGAAGCGGGCCCAGGCGGTGCAGGCGGAGGTCTCTCTCGCCGAGGGCGATGTCGAGATCCCCGGGGAGACCGGAGCCTCCGTCGTATCCGCCATCGCTCTGAGCCAGGCGCTCGACCGCCTCGCCGCCGAGGACGCGAAGACCGCAGAGGTCGCGACCCTCCGCCTCTTCGCTGACCTCACTCTCCAGCAGGTCGCCGAGGTGACCGGGACCACGGTCCCGACCGTCCACAGGAAATGGGTGTACGCCAAGGCGTTCCTTCGAAAGGAGCTCTCCTCGTGACCGACGCTCGCCTCGTGAGGAAGCAGGAGCTACTGGCTTCGCTGGCCCTCGCGCCGACCGAGGACCGACCCCGACTCCTTGCCGAGAACTGCGGTGACGATCCGGGTCTTCGGGCCGAAGTAGAGGCCCTTCTCCCCTACCTCGGAGCCCCGACGCCATCCCCGGCAGGAGACCTCGAGGCTGCCCTCGAGGAGAAACTCGCCGAGAGGTTCGTGGGAAAGGCCTTCGGGCCCTACACCGTCCAGCGGCTCCTCGGCAGAGGCGGGTTCTCCCGCGTGTTCCTGGCGACCCGGTCGTTCGAGGGGCAGGAGCGGACGTACGCGATAAAGGTGCCTCTCGGGGGCTCCTTCGCCGAGGAGGTAGCGCGCTACCGCCTCGAGATCGCCGTCCTGAGCCAGCTCCGTCACCCGAACATCGCGGGCCTGGTCGACGTGGTTCCTGGCCCGGACGACCGGCCGCTCCTCGTCATGGACTACGTGGACGGGGCCCGGCCGATCACGCTCGCCGCCGCCGAGACGAGCCTTCCGGTCCGACAAAGGATCGAGCTCTTCCTGAAGGTCCTCTCGGCGCTCAGCGCCGCGCACGAGCGCGGCGTCATCCACTGCGACCTCTCGGCTGGGAACGTCGTGCTGAGGGCGGACGGCGAGCCGGTCATCATCGACTTCGGCATCGCGAAGGTCTCGTGGGAGCGCTCCGGCACCGTCACGGTCGGCCCCCGGCCGCTCACGTACGAGTACGCGAGCCCCGAGCAGTACCGCGGAGAGCCCCTCACCGTCCGCACCGACATCTACTCCGCAGGCGTCCTTCTCTACGAACTCCTCGCTGGTGCCCTGCCCTACGACGTCGATCGGAAGGACACCGAGGCGTGCCGGCGGGCGGTCTGTGACGCGCCGGCCGAACGTGCGAGCCAGCGAGCGCTTCGGACTTCGGGACCCGCCCCCAGGGCCGGCCCGGTCCGTCGCGAAACAACTCCGCGGGGACCTCGACGCGATTCTGGGCAAGGCGCTCGAGAAAGACCCCGCCCGTCGATACGAGTCCGCGAATTCCTTTGCAGAAGACCTCCGGGCCCATCTGGAGCTCCGCCCCGTCGTGGCGAAGGCGCCGGGCGGCTTCGAGCGGTCCTGGCGCTGGGCGAGGCGCCACCCGGCGATCTCGGCGACGGCGGCTCTCGCGGTCATCCTCTCCGTCGGCTTCGGCACCTTCCACGTCGTCCGCCTCGAACGGGAGCAGGCGCGCGCACGGAAGATCGCGGCGGCGTTCCGCGACGTCCTGCGGGGATTCGACCCGGCGGCCGTCGCGAAGAACCCGGTGACCGTGCGAGACCTGCTGGACCAGGCCGCCGCGAAGGCGGAAGACCAGCTGAAGGACGAACCGCTCGTCCGCGGGGCGGTCCTCGAGACGCTCGGGACGACGTACTCGTCGCTCGGGGACCTCGATCGAGCCGAGAAGCTCCTCCGGGAAGCGGTCAAACTTCGGAAGGGCGGGTCGCTCGCCGAGCGGGCGGAGAGCCTCATCGCACTGGGTGCGACCCTCCAGCGGCGTGGGCAGCTCAAGGAAGCGGAGCCGGTTCTCCGGGAGGCTCTGACGCTGCGGATCAAGGACCGAGGGGAGTTCGACAAGGCGGTGGCCGAGTGCATGACGACGCTCGCCATCGTCCTGAAGGACCAGGGGAACGCGGGGAGGCGATCTCGCTCATCGAGCGCTCGCTCGCGATCGAAGATAAGGTCGCCCCGGGGAGCGACGCGGTGCTCGAGTCACGTAACGAGCTCGCGAACATCCTCATCGAATCGACGAGCGACTACCAGAAGGCCATCGCTCTCCACGCCCAGAACCTCGTCGACCTGAGGAAGTACTACGGAGAGAGCCATCCGTACGTCGCGCTGGCTCTGAACAACATCGCCCGGGCCGAAACGGACTCTGGCCGCTACGCGGACGCGGACCGACACTTCCAGGAGGCGCTCGCGCTCCAGCGGAAGATCTACGGCGGACCGCACCCCGAGACGGCGCTCACGCTGCACAACTACGGCTTCCTCCGCCTGGACGAGGGAAGACTCGAGGAGGCCGAGGCGCTGACGCGCGAGGCGCTCGAGATGCGCCGGAGCGTCCTGCCGAAAGGGCACTCGGACCTCGCGGTGAGCCTCAACAATCTCGGCCTCATCGTGAAGCGCCGCGGGCACCTCGACGAGGCCGAAGCGTGCTATCGCGAGTCGCTCGAGATCACACGGGCGGCGGACGGCGAGGACAGCCTGGAGATTCCCGTCACTCTCATGAACCTCGGCGGGATCTACCGCGACAAAGGCGAGTTCGCGAAGGCGGAACCTCTCCTCGAGGACGCCCTCGCCCGGGACAGGAAGTTCTTCCTCTCCCCGAACGTGGCCCTCGTGCGCGACATGACCTCACTGGCCCAGACGAAGACAGGGCTCAAGAAGTACTCCGAGGCGGAGGCGCTCCTGAAGGAGGCGACCGCCGCCCTCGGGAAGACCGGCGTCCCGCCAGACCACCGGGCGTACGCGGACGTGCAGGACGTCTACGCCGCGGTGCTTCTCAAGACCGGTCGCGTGGACGAAGCCCGGTCGGTCATCGAGACGGCGCTCCGGACCTTCGCGGCCACGCCCGCCATCCGCGCCGGGTTCGAGAAGCTCCATGCCTCCCTCCCGAGCCAATAGCGAGTATTTCGTCCGTCTCGCGAGAAAAACGACTCCATTTCCGCGCTCTACGGGGTAGCGGGCTGCGGACGTCCCGAGACATCCGCAGACGCGAGAAGGAGAGCGCCATGGAACTGACCACTGCGGCCGGACAGTCCGGCTCCCGCCCCACGCGTCTGCTGACCGCCACCTGCGAGGATGCATGGTTCCGCTGCCCGTCGTGCCGAACGGACCTCCTGCGCCTGCCGTGGGTCCTGGACCTGCCCGGGACGACGGAGACCGTCACGATCGACGTCTGGCCGGCCGGCGTCCGCGCCCCCTACGAGCTGCCGGTCGTGCCCCGGCTCGGGGTCCGGCAGATCGCGGCGATCCTCGGGCGGACGATCCGTTCCACGTACGCCCTCACCCAGGACTTCGACGACGCCGGACTCCGCCTCCCGGGCCGGGACCTCTTCGTCCGGACGGTCCCCTTCTTCGAGTGGCTTCACAGCCACCCGCGGCTGCGGTCCCGGGCGGAGACGCTGGCCGACCGAGACCAGAGGCGAGAGGCCAACGGCGGGATCCTGCGCCCCGGACCGCGTTCGAATCGGCGCCAGCTCACCGGGGATCGAGGAGTCGCACTCGCTCACTGACGCCACCGGTAAGCCGGACCCGTAGAAACCACCCACCGAGCGTCGGCCTCGTCGCGGCTGCTGGACTGCCGGCAGACCGCGACGACGTCGCCGAGTCGTTCATAAGGCTGACCCCGGCATTCTGTTCAGCGTCATCTACGCCACGGGGAAGTAGTCGAGATCAACGATCCGCCACCATCGCGATCGATATGAGCCTCATCGCCCAAGACCAGTTCCCCGGTTCCGCGAACGCCTCGACGAGGCGCGCGACACCGCCATCGGCATCCTCGGCCGGACGGCGGACGACGTGAAGCCCATCGAGACGAGCGGGTCCACGATCGGCCGCGTGACCCGGATCGACGCGATCCAGATGCAGGGGATGGCGCAGATGAGCCGGGCGCAGCGCCACCCAGGCCCCGAGGCCCGTCGCCCCGGCGGCCACGACGAGCCCGCCCGAGCCGGCACCGATCACGACGATGTTGTACTTCTCCACTTCCCGCTCCTCCGCCCACTTGGATGCCAGTCCGGTCGTCGTCGTTTCGTCCGGCCGTGGTCTCGGACAAGCCGAGGGTCCTGACTTCAGGGCCGAAGCCCCTCGCCGGCCTCCTCCTGGGTCCGCCCGTCGCGGATGTGGTAGATGCGCTCGAAGGTCGGGATGATCTTCTCGTCGTGGGTGACGACGATGATCGCGGTCTGGTACTGCCCGGCCATCTTCTCGAGGATCCGGATGACGGCGAGCGCCCGCTCGCTGTCGAGCGGGGCCGTCGGCTCGTCGGCCAGGATCACCGGCGGCCGGTTCACGAGGGCCCGGGCGATGGAGACG is drawn from Holophagales bacterium and contains these coding sequences:
- a CDS encoding type IV secretion system DNA-binding domain-containing protein, whose amino-acid sequence is MPLTLTFRTRQSRYWTAMADFYRAKDRFLHEMLRREGEGRRFGEYIAADGSRIACRLTGTDLRQHALALGATGSGKSSLLEAMARALLSRANAFAVIDPHGDLADRVERWARISGQLRVVSLDFTRPESLPSWNPLLPMAGVDPGRQVDLLVSVLRRLYSAERASSWAWGVKVEEIVRMALRGSIESEVPVTLADLERFLLDPRYRKEALATAGPEATNYFLHRFGPQEQMYVSAVVNKLSPFLGSAAVRRFLGGGGEPVDLLDLPDRPVALIVNLARGALGAAADVLGRLLLNTLLLSALRRTGSVPETRRHFALLVDEAHAFAGTEGGLEDLLVTGRKFHFALTLASQGLSLFPAHLRPLLLGNTARQFYFRLPYAEARLLGPDILEPLGNVGREAVRPYDDLSDPLLDPREELTARMRELTDLPRGACYWALRGRRFKARRIRVDRPETPPARLTEEAEVRMALGEIEYGQNAHLS
- a CDS encoding site-specific integrase; its protein translation is MPDVTPPSPTGPDRTLDANRAALAQLMQSAGGAIPIPRHVRDAFPLWNSKALLELLSGAKPLWFPSREHFLERVKLALEESKGVLGQSAKTQSWLRCTFNSLETFLTREDRWDAFLRGDLPAQVACLEGWVAALRLRGLSHTTVHTYWRALASGLNRMADRDGTLSPARFAERPAPGLVRPRALPRVAIEQIFQFLRNQQWHSAFGRARNLALVGLMALAGLRRGEVLSLGVGDVNLESSSLRIRRGKGRHGGRDRTAYMTPQLVRLLADYLEERKRSHRAHPELFSSLVGDRRIGEVTVRRLFRQIERGTKIHVTPHMLRHSYATMLRQSGVSDRIAMDLLGHRSLAVLQRYSAVFDGECAAEAARLTLDVPLG
- a CDS encoding tyrosine-type recombinase/integrase, with the translated sequence MASACDPPSWSFRELDRRFEDFLDYSRHVERKSRDTLRGYRGAFVMFRRFLAEGRRQLPPAVSIKFFDIEGFVAWNNRRGVSAMTTNHYWRALRPFFVDLERRDGVMNPFRGMRQPVTGETTPKALSPEECRRILIAADNFPWDSPFERRRAVAVLATAMYGGLRKGELLRLLYTDVDLDQGTIQVRGGKGRGDGKDRLVFVAPELRDVLERFVRERAIARVTAPGFWASPRGGSAMSEAALMRIVKRVRRASGIAFGLHRLRHSFVTLLLKAGVPIHVVQNLAGHASIRTTEVYFRVWDEDKRRGVERLSLDALSRVGRRG
- a CDS encoding ATP-binding protein, producing the protein MIAPRAELIAVLRQFNPWWDGNRVPELPRWRRAAFREVETWLSAPPAPRALLLSGARQVGKTTILLQAIEELLAKGVPATSILYATFDHPLLKLIGLDGLMRLWKEYEPSARDVEYVLLDEIQYAKDWQTWIKHQVKFEPKRRIAVTGSATPLIVEGQESGPGRWHTVRLAPLSFYEFLQIKRLPTPKLPDVPSLRELFSWTPAQFTRVGALAVDLVGPFQDYLIRGGFPQIAQIESISLAQKLLREDIVDKVLKRDMTALYGVRRILELEQTFLYLCLHDGGLLDVQELCRSLEVKKPTANNFIELLEHTHLIYRLRPFGYGKEILRGKQKIYLADPAIAPSVLLRGKALLEDAAALGLAVETAFFKHVYTRYYAQSIGFSYWRGGPKGQEVDIIADVNGRLVPFEVKHRADVTLRKLAGLTAFCDERKVTEGYVITRDSDDFGLVRLPTKNVEAMAVKIPAPLACYWLGRSEILATGLDQG
- a CDS encoding sigma-70 family RNA polymerase sigma factor, with translation MGDGPVAPQQRVTELLRRWSTGDETAFEEAVSLVYEDLYRIARRKMANERPGHTLQPTALVNEAIAGIMSWNGYTYADRAHLIRAACFAMRRVLIDYARKRAQAVQAEVSLAEGDVEIPGETGASVVSAIALSQALDRLAAEDAKTAEVATLRLFADLTLQQVAEVTGTTVPTVHRKWVYAKAFLRKELSS